The Planctomycetota bacterium genomic sequence GGCCGCTGATGCGGCCGCGCGATTGGCTTCGAGGCTGGCGGTGTTGGCTTCGACACGCTTTTCGTTGAGCGGGTAGAACACCAACAGGACGGCGGCAAGGGCCATCGGGACCGTCGGTAGCCAGCTCATCATCAGCACGATGCCCGACAGGGTTCGCTCGGACGGTTCGGTGTTGGCCTCGAATGCGAAGTAGGCCAGTGTCCAGCCGGCAACGGCACCGCCGATGGTCCAGCCGAACTTGAACCCGAAGCTGGCCGCGGAATAGACCAGGCCGGTGGGGCGGTGGCCGTGCTTGAGTTCGATCTCGTCGGCGACGTCGGCGAGCATGGCGTTTTTCAGGACGAACAGCGGTCCGGAGAACAGGCCGACGAGCGTCTGCAGAATCAGCGCGGCGAGGATGGCGTCTCGTCCCAGCGGGTAGTGCAGCGCGCCGATGAGCGCGCTGAACGCCAGCATGCCGACGAAGACGATGCGTTTGCCGAAGCGGGCGGAGAGCGGGGCCATGAGGGGCGTGCCGATGAGGCAGCCGACCGAGCCAAGCGCGAGGTAGATACCGGCGATGGATCCTTCGGAGAGGTCGAGGCCGAAGAAGTCGATGCTTTCGCCGCGTACGCCGAGGTAGTACTTGACGTAGTACACGGCCGACGCGCCGCGGATCGAGATAAACAGGCACATCATCATGAACACGCCGAGCAGGATCAGCCACGCCTTGGACGTGACCATGTGCTCGGCCTGGGTGAGGAGGGGCACCGGCGAGGCGCGTTTTTCTTCGACGACGCGTTCACGCATCACGAAGAACGCGAAGATCAGCGCGACCACCGCGATCCCGGAGTAGAGGAAGGTCGTGTACTGGAAGCCCGCTTGCTTGGCGGCGAGCACCTGGTCGTCGGTCATGCCCGTGTCGACGCCGCCGAGGGTTTCGACGAGTTTCAGCGTGAAGAGCTGCGCGAAGAGCGAGGCGACGAACGCGCCGAACATGTTCCACGACGCTAGCGAGGTGCGGACGATGGAATCGTTGGAGCTTACGCCGATCATCGCGCTGAGCGGGATGCCGACGGCGGTGTAGGTCAGGCCGAGGATGGAGTAGGTGACGTAGGCGTAAATGAGCTTGCCGGTATCGCCCAGCGGCGGGGTGGTGAAGGCGAGCACCCCCATGATTCCGAAAGGCACCGATGCCCAAAGCAACCACGGGCGGTATCGGCCCCAACGAGTCCGTGTCTTGTCGGCGAGAATGCCGACGATCGGGTCGTTGATCGCGTCCCAGAGCCGGGTGATCAGGAACATCGTGCCCGCTTGCTTCGCGCTGATTCCGAACACGTCGGTGTAGAAAAACAGCTGCAGCATCATGAAGAGCTGCCAGTAGGTGTTGATCGACAGTGCGGATACGGCATAGCCGGACCGCTCCATGAGCGGGGGCTTGGCGCTAAGCAGGGTTGAGGAGGGCTGGGACATGCGAGAAAGCTCGGTCAGAAATCAGCGCCGGACGCGCTCGTGTGGGAAGTGACTGGCGGCGGTTATCCACGCTCGCCGAACCAGCGTTGCTGCCGGTAGCGTTCGAGCACATCGGCGTAGGCGGGATCATCGGCGAGATTGTGCCAGTCGTGCGGGTCGGCCTTGCGGTCGTACAACTCTTCGTCGCCGTTGGCGTAGCGGATGTAACGGAAGTCCTCATCGATGATCGCTTCGTTCTCGACCGGCTCGTGGAACACACGGGCAACGCCGTCCCAGGGCTGATCCGGGTCATCGAAAAGCGGCGTGATGTCCCGGCCTTCGAGGCCCTCACGCTCGGGCAGATCGGCCATTGCGACGAGCGTGGGGTACAGGTCGATCAGGCTGACCGTGCGGTGGCTGACGCCCGGCTCAATGCCCGGCCCGATTACGATGAATGGCACACGCGTCGAGCGTTCCCAGAAGCTGAACTTGGTCCAGGCACCCTTCTCGCCGAGCTGGAAGCCGTGATCGCTGGTGACGATGAGATAGGTGTGATCCCGCGCCGGCGAGTTTTCGTAGGCGTCGAGGATCTGGCCGAAACAGGCGTCGGCGTACGTGGTCGAAGCGCGGTATGCCTCGACCGCATCATCCCACATGTTTTCGCGAACCAGCGACCGGTGCAGGTCCGTTTTGTTGGCCCACTTGAGTGCCGTCGGCGGCAAATCATCCGTGTCGTTTTCAAGATAGCCGGCGAGCGATTCGGTCGGCGTGTCGGGCAGGTCGTAGAGGTCGAAGTACTTTTGTGACGCGACGAACGGAACGTGCGGACGGAAGATGCCGCAGGCGAGGAACATCGGCTTGTCGGCGTGGGGTGATTCAAGGTGCTCGGCGATACGCGTGGCGTTCTTCCAGTCGCCGGTCTCGACGTCCTCGAAGTCCATGGCCTTCCACCAGAACGACTTGCCCCACCATGTGCGGACTTGACCCTTGTGCCAGTTGTTGGGCCGCGGCTGGGGCCAAGGCGTGCCGTGCCTGATTTGGGCGTATTGATCCCACGACGCCCGGCGGTCGAGGAAGCGGTTCTGATTGCTGTTGGGTCGCCAGCCGTGATGGAAGATCTTGCCCGCGCCCACGGTGTGGTAGCCGTTTTCTCGGAAATGTTGAGGCAGTGTCACCGCATCACGCAGATGCGGAACCTCCCGGAAGTAGGTGTTGTTGTCCTGAATACCGGTGGTCGGCGGAAGTTGGCCAAGCAGGAAACTGGTCCGCGAAGGGTTGCAGACCGGTGCGTTGGTGTGTGCATTGGTGAAAACCAGACCCATCTCCGCTAGGCGGTCGAAGTTGGGTGTCTCCACGTCGGCACCAGAAAAGCCCAAGTCGTGGTTTAGATCGTCGACAACGACGAGTACGACATTGGGGCGGATCGTGATCGGCTCCACGGGCTCGGCCAGGGCAGGGGCCGTGCCGCTCAATAGCAAGGCGGTGGCGAAGACGATCCTGCGGGCGAGACGGCAGAGCGAACGTGAATGATGCAGGGCATACTTCATGACGGGTTTGGTCCGGGGGTTACGCGAGAGGAGTCGACGTCAGTCCACCTTTTCAAGGCTGACATCGTCGAGGTAGTACGAGGTGGTTTTGTCGTTGATGCGGAAGCTGATATTGCCGACGGTGACGGTATCGTCGAACGGGATGTCGAACTCGGCTTCCACCTTGTTCCACTGCCCCGAGCCGACGTGGACCGGGTCGGACGAGTAGACGTTGCGACCGCCGGCGGTGGCGACGATCAGGTGGATGTTCGACCGGCCGGTCCCCTGCTCGAGGCGGACCCAGCCGGTCACGCGGTACTTGCCCGGGCCGTTGATGTTGAACACGTCGGGCACGCGCTGGGTGAAGCTATGCCAGCGCTGCTGGCGTTCGATGAGCTTGCCGGCCATCGCCCCGGAACGCTTTACGTCCGTCGAAGGCACGACCCGCACCCGCCCGCCGTCGCCGGTGTACCAGCCCTCGGCCCCCAACTCGAAGTCGGCGTTGTGCACCTCCCGCAGGATGTACGGCACCTCCTGCGGTCGATGCACCAACTCGTCCTCGCGGGGGTGTGAGAAGTACACGCCATCGGCCGGCGGCTGCTCGATCTGCAGCCGGAACGCGGCGGGCAACTTAGCACCGTCTCGAACGCGGATCACACCGTCTTCCAGCACCACTGGCCGCGCCTGTTGCGTCGACTCAAAAAACTGGTTCACGCCCAGGATCCCTATGCCCTCGACCTGCGTGCCGAGGTGGATCACCGCGTCGGCGTCGCGGATCACGCCCAGGATCTCGCCGGTGTATGGGTTCACGGCGGCGAGGGATTGCTCGTCGGCCACGGCGGTGGGACTCAGGTACACGCGGTTGTCGTAGTCCCAGAGCCGGTCCTCTACCGGCGTGACGTGCGAGTTTTCCCAGCCGGCGACAATGCGGATGAGCTTGAGGTCGTTGCTATAGGTGTGCGGGTTGCGGCGGAACTCCCGGGCGAACGTGCCGTAAGAGAAGAAGTTGCTGCCCCGCGTGGCGCACTCGCCGAAGATCACCAGCTGTACCGGAAAGCTGGGGTTCTTGGGGAACGCGTCGGCGGTGACGTTGCCCAGCAGGTTCAGCGGCCAGCCGTCGTCGGCCAGCTCTTTCTGGCTGAGGAATTCGAGCGTGGGCTTCTCGCCGACCATCGCGTCGCCGCGGATGCCGCCCAAAAGGTCGGACGTCACCGACGGGTGCCGGATGTCGGCGATGTGCTGGCCCCAATCCGACCACAGCGCCGCGGGCTCGTGCACGATCTTGATGTCGCGGTCGGGGAACTCGGCTTCGAGTTCGTTGTGCAGCCGGCCGAGGAAGTGGTACCACCCCTCCTGCAACGTGGCGTAGTCGTACGCCATGCCCGGCCGAGCCACCGCAGTGCGCTCCGTGTCCGGCGTGCCGGGCAGCTTGCGGTTCGACGACCAGTTGAACTCGTTCCAGATGTCGGGCACGTCGAAGGCCACGCCCTTGAATAGGTAGTTCTGCTCCGGCCGCTCCTGGGCCCGCACGTGCGCGACGATCGTCGCGACGTGGTCGTCGATCACCGCGTCCTGCTGGTAGTCCGGGCACGGCTCCCAGCGGTTGGGCACGCCGTCGCCCCAGGTCTGCAGCTGCGCCAGGTTGTGCGGGAACGGCCGGTCGGTGTTCGCCCAGGACTTGGTCGCCTCGAACTTGTCCTTGTAGGCTTCATAGACCCGCGGCGCCGCCTGCTCGAGCGCCCGGAACTCTCGCTCGTCGATCGCCCGCGGCAGCATCGGGTGCCGGCCCGTGATGTAGGGTGCCGCTTCCTTGGCCGCCGCCAACTCGGCGTCGCTGAACGCGCCGTCGACCAGGTGCTGGATGTGTTTGTGCGGGTCGTTGTAGTAGAAGAACAGGTCGGCCCGGTGTGGGCCTTCGTAGGTGTCGTGCTTCTGGCCGTGGTAGGCGTAGCGGTACCCCAGCCCGCGGGCCAGCCGAAGCTGCGGCCCCGGCTCGTCCTGCGGCCCGTCCCAGCCGATGCCGTGGATGTTCAGCCACCCCATCGGCCGTTCATCGGGTTGGGCCATCGCCGGGCATGTCACAGTCAAGGCCAAGCCCACCCCAAGCGCAAGACACTTGAGGCGGGCAACGGTGGCGTGTCGGTAGTGTGTGAGCATCGTTCTCGTTTCGTATTGGTCGCGTTGTTTTGGCGGCACTTCAGTCGATCTTGTCGAACGTCACGTCGTCGAGGAAGTAGGGCATCGTCGGGTGATCGATGCGGAAGCCGACACTCGCGGCGCCGGCGGTGCCGGTGAAGTTGATGTCCAACTCGGCCGAGACTTTGACCCACTCGCCGGGTTTGAGCCGGACGGGCGACGAGGAGAACGTGTTGGTGCCCTCGGCAGCGGTGCGGACCATGACGTGAATCGAACTGTCAACCTCGAAGTCCGAGCCTGCAGACTGCCGGACATAGCCGGTGATGCGGTAGGTGCCCGGGCCGTGGATGTTCAGCACGTCCGGGATACGTTGCGTGAAGCTGTGCCAGGCTTTGGTGCGTGCGATCAGCTTGCCCGAGAGTTCGCCGCTGCGGACGACATCGCTCTCGGCAACGACGCGGACGTCGCGGCCGTCGCCGGTGTACCAGCCTTCGGGGCCGAGCTCGAAGTCCGTGTTGTGTACTTCGCGGAGGATGTAGGGGACTTTCTGCGGCCGATGGACAAGCGCCTCGTGCTCGGGGTGGGAGAAGTACACGCCATCGGCGGCGGCCTGGTCGAGTTGCAGACGGAAGCCGAGCGGCAGCTTGACGCCGGGTTTGGGCTTGATCAGGCCGTCTTCGATCACGACCGGCGGTTCACCATCGACCGGCTCGAAGAATGCGTTGACACCACGCAGGTTGCCGGTCGGAGACACGCCGTCGGCCAGCTTGATCGCGGCGTCAGCCGAGCGGAGCGTGCCTTGGATCTCGCCGGTGTATGGGTTGACGGCGGCGAGGGATTGCTCGTCGGCGACGGCGGTGGGGCTGAGGTAGACGCGGTTTTCATAGTCCCACAGCCGAGCGTCTACGGGTGTGGCGTTCGAGTTCTCCCAGCCGGCGACGATGCGGAGCAGGTTGAGGTCGACGCCGTAGGTGTGCGGCAAACGCTCGAACTCCCGGGCGAACGTGCCGTAGGCGAAGAAGTTGCTGCCCCGTGCCGCGCACTCCCCGAAGACGACGAGTTGGAGCGTGAAGCTGGGGTTCTTCGGGAAAAGGTCGCCGGTGACGTTGCCCAGCAGGCTCACCGGCCAGCCGTCTTCGGCAAGTTCTTGCTGCGTGAGGAACTCGAGCGTCGGCTTTTCGCCGACCATCGCGTCACCACGGATGCCGTCCATCATCTCCTCGGTGACCGACTCGTAAGGGATGTCGGCGATGTATTGGCCCCAGTCCGCCCAGATCGCGGCGGGCTCGTGAACGATCTTGGTGTCGCGCTGCGGGAACTCGTCTTCGAGCGCATCGTGCAGGCGGTCGAGGAAGTGGTACCAACCTTCCTGCAACGTGGCGTAGTCGTACTCGACGCCGGGACGCGCGACTGCGGTGCGGGCTTCGTCGGGTGTGCCGGGCAGGCCACGGTGCGATGCCCAGTTGAACTCCTTCCAAATCTCCGGCACGTCGAAGACCACGCCCTTGAACAGGTAAGCGTCGGCGGGGCGTTCCTGAGCCTTGACGTGGGCGACGATGGCCGCGACGTGTTCGTCGATCACCTCGTCACGCTGGTAGTCCGGGCAGGGTTCCCAGCGGGTCGCGTCGCGGTCGCCCCAAATCTGCAGTTGCGCGAGGTTGTGGGGGAATGGCTGATCGGTGTTGGCCCAGGACTTGGTGGCTTCAAGCTTGTTCTTGTACGCCTCGTAGACCCGGGGGGCTGCTTTGGCCAGACGCTCGAACTCGGGCTCGTCGATCGCCCGAGGAATCATGGGGTGTAGCCGCATCGTGTACGGCGCCACTTCACGGGCAGCGGCCAACTCTTCCTCCGTGAAATCGTCCTCGACCGACGTTTGAATCTGTTTGTGCGGGTCGTTGTAATAGAAAAACAGGTCCGCGCGGTGTGGGCCTTCGTAGTGATCGTACTTCTCGCCGTGGTAGTTGTAGCGGTAGCCCAAGCCGCGGGCGAGGCGGAGGATCGGGCCTGGGTCGTCGTCCGGGCCGTCCCAGCCGACGCCATGGATGTTGAGCCAGGCGTTGGGGAGTGGATCCGGCGTCTCCGCGTCGGCTTGTCCGGTGACAGCAACAGCAAGAACGGCAGCGGCGACAAGGCCGGGCTTAAGTCGTGAAAATGGCATCGGTGGGTAGGGTTGGAACAGCTGCTGTTGGCGTGGAGGCGCAGCTCGACGCCATTTGGCACATCATGCACAAATGTTTGTGTTAGTCAAATTCGCTGATTTTCGGATGTGGCGATCGGGTAGCCATTGTGTATGCTTCCGCGCATGTGGAACCACAATCCTCGCTTCACGCACCGGCTGATCGGTGCGCTTCTTGCGTGCTCTCTCCTCGCAGTCGGCTCTCGCGTCGCCGAAGCAGGTACGTCGATCGGCAGCCCGTTCTCGGATCACATGGTGATACAGGCGGAGTTGCCCGTGCGGGTCTGGGGCGGGGACACGGCCGGCACGGAGGTGATCGTGACCTTCGCCGGTCACGAAGCGATCACAACGGCCGATGCCGACGGGTACTGGGAGGTCGAACTGCCCGCCGTCTCGGAAGTCGGGCCTTATGAGTTGGTCGTCGCCGGCTCGGACACCATCACGCTCACCGATGTCGTCGCCGGCGATGTGTGGCTTTGCTCGGGCCAATCGAACATGGCCTGGCCTGTGAAAAACAGCGACAGCGCCCGTTGGGCCGTCCGCGAGAAGGCCAACCCGAACATCCGTTTCCTCACGATGCCCAACAACTCGGTCGACGCACCGGCCGACGAGGTCGACGTGTCGTGGGAGCTCGCCGGGCCGGACACCGTGAAAGACTTCTCGGCGGTGGGGCACTTCTTTGGCCGGCGCTTGCACATGGAAACGGGCCGACCGATCGGGCTGATCGACGCCTCATGGGGAGGTTCCAAGATTCGAGCCTGGGTGCCCGAGGATTCGCTGCGCGGCCATCGTTTGCACGAGGTGCTCGCCCAACGCAGCGACGAACAGGTTGCCGACTTCGAGCGACGCCTGGCCGATTACCGCGCCAACGGTCAGAAGGGCCAGCGCCCACGCCCCAACGGCGGTGGACCTCAGCACAAGCTCTCGCACCTCTACAACGGGATGATTCACCCGCTGGGCAATCTCCCCATTCGTGGCGTCCTGTGGTACCAGGGCGAGTCCGACGCGTGGATGCCCGATGACTATGCCACGCTCTTCGACATGCTCGTCGCCGCGTGGCGGGATCAGTTCGGCGACGACGAGTTGCCGGTCTACTTCGTGCAACTGCCCAACTTCGACAACGGCAACGAAGACACTTGGCGTCGGTTCCGCGAAATGCAACGTCTCTACGTCGCCCGACCCGACGATGGCATCGACATGGTCGTGACCATCGACGTGGGTGACTCCAAGGACATCCACCCACGAAAGAAGAAGAAAGTCGGCGAACGCTTGGCTTTTCTCGCGTTGCGTGACGTGTACGGCCAGGACATCCAGGCAGGCAGCCCGTTGCCGGTCTCGGCCACGGTCGAGTCCGACGGGGCGGTTCGCGTGACGTTCGAGAATGTCGGTGACGGGCTCAAGGTTCGCGGCAACAAGGACATTCTCGCATTCGTTCTTGTCGACGATACCGGGAAGGGCCACATCGCCACCGCCGAGATCGCCGGCCCCGACACCGTCCTCGTTCGCGCCGAGGGTGTCGAGGCGCCCACCATCGTCCGCTACGCCTATCGCCCGGATCCGAAGGTGAACTTGGTCAATGCCGCCGACGAACCGGTCACGCCGTTCTCGATCGAGTTGGGCGAGTAACACGATGAACCAACAACGTGCCACGCTGTTCCCCGAGGGCCGATTGTCGCTCGGGGCCAACTACTGGGCCAGTCACGCCGGGACCGCGATGTGGTCGGACTGGCGCGAGCAGGTCGTCCGCGAGGATCTGCGCAAACTCGCGGCCGCAGGGATGGACGTGCTGCGTGTCTTCCCGCTCTGGCCGGACTTTCAGCCGATCCATCGTTTGTTCAAGCAAAACAACGTACCGGTCGGGTTCTCGTTTGCCGACGGCGTGCCGTTGCCCAATCGCGACGGGATCGACGAGGTCATGGTCGAGCGATTCCGCGCGCTGTGCCGGATCGCCGCCGAGTGCGAGATCAAGTTGGTCGTGGGCTTGGTGACGGGCTGGATGAGCGGCCGGTTGTTCGTGCCGCCCGGGCTCGTTGGGTTGGACCCGATCACCGACACGATCTCGGTGCGTTGGCAAGTGCGGCTCGCGCGAGGGTTGGTCGAGCGCCTCATCGACGAGCCGGGCATTGCCGCGTGGGACCTGGGCAACGAGTGCAACGAGATGGGCGCGGCCCGCAGTCGTGACGAGGCCTACGCCTGGACCGCCGCCGTGGCCGGTGCGATCCGGTCGGCCGATCCGGGGCGTCCGTTGGTCAGCGGCATGCACTCGCTCAAGGTCGCCGAGCCTGACGTTTGGCGTATTCAGGACCAGGGCGAGCTGACGGACGTGCTCACGACACACCCGTATCCGTTCTGGGTGCCGCACGTTGGGAACAACCCGACCGACACGGCCGGCCCGATCCTCCATGCCGCGGCCGAGACGACGCTGTACGCCGACCTTTCGGGCAAGCCCGCGTTCGCCGAGGAGATCGGCAGCATGGGCCCGACCGTGCTCGACGACGACCGCTCGGCCGACTTCTTCCGGGCGAGCACCTTCACGCTCTGGGCCCATGGCGGGCGGGCGTCGTTGTGGTGGTGTGCGTTCGATCAGGAGGCGCTCGTTCATCCGCCGTACGAGTGGGTGGCCGTCGAGCGTCGGCTCGGCATGGTCCGCCGCGACGGTTCGTCGAAGCCGGTGCTCGACGCGCTCGGCCAGGTTCGCATCAAGGTCGACGACATCCTCACGCGCCACGGCATCGACGCACTTCCGCCGCGCGTCGTCGACGCGGCGGTGCTGCTCACACCCGGCCAGGACAACTGGGCCGCGGCGTTCGGAGCGTTCGTGCTGGCCAAGCAGTCCGGGCTGGACGTGCGGTTCATGCACGCCGGGGCGGCGCTCCCGGAGGGACCGGAAGTGCTCCCCGATCCGGTCGAGGTGCCTGCTCTGATCGTGCCGTCAGTTGCCGGGCTGATGGCGATCACGGCGAGCTTGGCCGCGAAACTTCACGCCTACGTCGAGGCGGGCGGGCGGCTGTTGGTCACGCTCGACGATGCCCACGTGCCGGACCTCGACACGCTCTTCGGCCTGCACCTGCACCGCCGCTATCCGCGAACCGACGCGCAACCGTTGGCGAGTGACGTGCGGCTCGACCTTTCGGTGGAGTCCGCCGAGGTACATGCTGCCGAGCCTGACGGAAATCCGGTGCTGACGAGCAACCGTGTCGGGCGGGGCGAGGCATGGTTCCTGACCTGGCCGGCCGAGAAGCATCTCGCGACCACGCCGGACGGCATCGACGCCGGGTTGCCGTTCTACCAGCAGTTCGCCAACGGTCGGCAAACGCAAAAGCGTGCCTCGTGCATTTCGCTCGGCGTTCACATGACCGAGCACATCCTCGACGCGTCGCGTCGGTTGTTGCTGTTGGTGAACGTCACCCATGCGGCGGTCGAAGCCGGAATCATGCCGACGGACGGCTGGACGTCATCGGCGTCGTCGGTGACCGTGCCGCCGTTCGGGGTGGCCGATGCGTTGCTGACAGCCGCGCGGGCGTCGTCGGCGTGATCAGTCGGTGAATCGGCGGATGA encodes the following:
- a CDS encoding sialate O-acetylesterase produces the protein MLPRMWNHNPRFTHRLIGALLACSLLAVGSRVAEAGTSIGSPFSDHMVIQAELPVRVWGGDTAGTEVIVTFAGHEAITTADADGYWEVELPAVSEVGPYELVVAGSDTITLTDVVAGDVWLCSGQSNMAWPVKNSDSARWAVREKANPNIRFLTMPNNSVDAPADEVDVSWELAGPDTVKDFSAVGHFFGRRLHMETGRPIGLIDASWGGSKIRAWVPEDSLRGHRLHEVLAQRSDEQVADFERRLADYRANGQKGQRPRPNGGGPQHKLSHLYNGMIHPLGNLPIRGVLWYQGESDAWMPDDYATLFDMLVAAWRDQFGDDELPVYFVQLPNFDNGNEDTWRRFREMQRLYVARPDDGIDMVVTIDVGDSKDIHPRKKKKVGERLAFLALRDVYGQDIQAGSPLPVSATVESDGAVRVTFENVGDGLKVRGNKDILAFVLVDDTGKGHIATAEIAGPDTVLVRAEGVEAPTIVRYAYRPDPKVNLVNAADEPVTPFSIELGE
- a CDS encoding carbohydrate binding domain-containing protein, with translation MAQPDERPMGWLNIHGIGWDGPQDEPGPQLRLARGLGYRYAYHGQKHDTYEGPHRADLFFYYNDPHKHIQHLVDGAFSDAELAAAKEAAPYITGRHPMLPRAIDEREFRALEQAAPRVYEAYKDKFEATKSWANTDRPFPHNLAQLQTWGDGVPNRWEPCPDYQQDAVIDDHVATIVAHVRAQERPEQNYLFKGVAFDVPDIWNEFNWSSNRKLPGTPDTERTAVARPGMAYDYATLQEGWYHFLGRLHNELEAEFPDRDIKIVHEPAALWSDWGQHIADIRHPSVTSDLLGGIRGDAMVGEKPTLEFLSQKELADDGWPLNLLGNVTADAFPKNPSFPVQLVIFGECATRGSNFFSYGTFAREFRRNPHTYSNDLKLIRIVAGWENSHVTPVEDRLWDYDNRVYLSPTAVADEQSLAAVNPYTGEILGVIRDADAVIHLGTQVEGIGILGVNQFFESTQQARPVVLEDGVIRVRDGAKLPAAFRLQIEQPPADGVYFSHPREDELVHRPQEVPYILREVHNADFELGAEGWYTGDGGRVRVVPSTDVKRSGAMAGKLIERQQRWHSFTQRVPDVFNINGPGKYRVTGWVRLEQGTGRSNIHLIVATAGGRNVYSSDPVHVGSGQWNKVEAEFDIPFDDTVTVGNISFRINDKTTSYYLDDVSLEKVD
- a CDS encoding MFS transporter, with the protein product MSQPSSTLLSAKPPLMERSGYAVSALSINTYWQLFMMLQLFFYTDVFGISAKQAGTMFLITRLWDAINDPIVGILADKTRTRWGRYRPWLLWASVPFGIMGVLAFTTPPLGDTGKLIYAYVTYSILGLTYTAVGIPLSAMIGVSSNDSIVRTSLASWNMFGAFVASLFAQLFTLKLVETLGGVDTGMTDDQVLAAKQAGFQYTTFLYSGIAVVALIFAFFVMRERVVEEKRASPVPLLTQAEHMVTSKAWLILLGVFMMMCLFISIRGASAVYYVKYYLGVRGESIDFFGLDLSEGSIAGIYLALGSVGCLIGTPLMAPLSARFGKRIVFVGMLAFSALIGALHYPLGRDAILAALILQTLVGLFSGPLFVLKNAMLADVADEIELKHGHRPTGLVYSAASFGFKFGWTIGGAVAGWTLAYFAFEANTEPSERTLSGIVLMMSWLPTVPMALAAVLLVFYPLNEKRVEANTASLEANRAAASAA
- a CDS encoding sulfatase codes for the protein MKYALHHSRSLCRLARRIVFATALLLSGTAPALAEPVEPITIRPNVVLVVVDDLNHDLGFSGADVETPNFDRLAEMGLVFTNAHTNAPVCNPSRTSFLLGQLPPTTGIQDNNTYFREVPHLRDAVTLPQHFRENGYHTVGAGKIFHHGWRPNSNQNRFLDRRASWDQYAQIRHGTPWPQPRPNNWHKGQVRTWWGKSFWWKAMDFEDVETGDWKNATRIAEHLESPHADKPMFLACGIFRPHVPFVASQKYFDLYDLPDTPTESLAGYLENDTDDLPPTALKWANKTDLHRSLVRENMWDDAVEAYRASTTYADACFGQILDAYENSPARDHTYLIVTSDHGFQLGEKGAWTKFSFWERSTRVPFIVIGPGIEPGVSHRTVSLIDLYPTLVAMADLPEREGLEGRDITPLFDDPDQPWDGVARVFHEPVENEAIIDEDFRYIRYANGDEELYDRKADPHDWHNLADDPAYADVLERYRQQRWFGERG
- a CDS encoding carbohydrate binding domain-containing protein, whose protein sequence is MPFSRLKPGLVAAAVLAVAVTGQADAETPDPLPNAWLNIHGVGWDGPDDDPGPILRLARGLGYRYNYHGEKYDHYEGPHRADLFFYYNDPHKQIQTSVEDDFTEEELAAAREVAPYTMRLHPMIPRAIDEPEFERLAKAAPRVYEAYKNKLEATKSWANTDQPFPHNLAQLQIWGDRDATRWEPCPDYQRDEVIDEHVAAIVAHVKAQERPADAYLFKGVVFDVPEIWKEFNWASHRGLPGTPDEARTAVARPGVEYDYATLQEGWYHFLDRLHDALEDEFPQRDTKIVHEPAAIWADWGQYIADIPYESVTEEMMDGIRGDAMVGEKPTLEFLTQQELAEDGWPVSLLGNVTGDLFPKNPSFTLQLVVFGECAARGSNFFAYGTFAREFERLPHTYGVDLNLLRIVAGWENSNATPVDARLWDYENRVYLSPTAVADEQSLAAVNPYTGEIQGTLRSADAAIKLADGVSPTGNLRGVNAFFEPVDGEPPVVIEDGLIKPKPGVKLPLGFRLQLDQAAADGVYFSHPEHEALVHRPQKVPYILREVHNTDFELGPEGWYTGDGRDVRVVAESDVVRSGELSGKLIARTKAWHSFTQRIPDVLNIHGPGTYRITGYVRQSAGSDFEVDSSIHVMVRTAAEGTNTFSSSPVRLKPGEWVKVSAELDINFTGTAGAASVGFRIDHPTMPYFLDDVTFDKID